From the Tachyglossus aculeatus isolate mTacAcu1 chromosome 21, mTacAcu1.pri, whole genome shotgun sequence genome, one window contains:
- the LOC119942256 gene encoding cytochrome P450 3A24-like, producing the protein MNFFPTLSPETWTLLAAFVTLLILYGIWPYNVFKKLGIPGPRPLPFFGTFLEYRNGMFEFDQKCFEKYGKVWGIFDGRQPILAILDPDIIKTVLVKEFHNSFPNRRNFGLNGALDSSLTFAEYHMWKRIRTVISPAFTSGKLKEMFPIIKHYGKTLVQNIEKKVEKNEPVNMKEIFGSYSLDVVTSTSFGVDIDSMTNPNDPFVKQINKLLSFSFLSPLLLFSVVFPFLVPVLEKMNLSLFSQDSLEFFVGVTRNFKEKRQKSVHTGKVDFLQLMVDTQSSDSNPEASEKNHSYKEMTDMEISAQAITFIFAGFETTSLTLNFVSYNLATHPEVQKKLQEEIDRILPNKASPIYESISQMDYLDMVVQETLRLFPPGGRIERVCKETIQIKGLTIPKGTVVIIPAFVLHRDPEHWPEPEEFRPERFSKEERASRDPYIFLPFGAGPRNCIGMRFALLNLKAALITLLQNFSMEPCKETPIPLEVDSKGFMKPKKPILLKLVPR; encoded by the exons ATGAATTTCTTCCCAACCCTTTCACCAGAAACCTGGACTTTACTTGCTGCATTTGTGACACTTCTGATTTT atatgggatcTGGCCATACAATGTTTTTAAGAAGTTGGGGATTCCTGGACCAAGGCCTCTGCCATTTTTTGGGACATTTCTGGAATATCGAAAT GGAATGTTTGAGTTTGACCAGAAGTGTTTTGAAAAATATGGTAAAGTGTGGGG GATTTTTGATGGTAGACAGCCAATCCTGGCCATTCTGGATCCTGACATCATCAAAACTGTTCTGGTGAAAGAGTTTCACAACTCTTTTCCAAACCGGCGG AACTTTGGTCTAAATGGTGCCTTGGACTCCAGCCTCACCTTCGCCGAGTATCACATGTGGAAGAGGATTCGCACCGTCATCTCCCCGGCCTTCACCAGTGGGAAACTTAAGGAG ATGTTCCCAATCATCAAACATTATGGAAAAACTTTGGTGCAAAATATTGAGAAGAAGGTGGAGAAGAATGAGCCAGTGAATATGAAGGA AATCTTCGGGTCATACAGTCTGGACGTGGTCACCAGTACCTCCTTTGGAGTGGACATAGATTCGATGACCAACCCAAATGACCCTTTTGTTAAACAGATCAATAAGTTACTCTCTTTCAGTTTCTTAAGCCCTTTGCTCTTGTTTTCAG TGGTGTTTCCTTTCCTCGTGCCAGTTTTGGAAAAGATGAACCTGTCACTGTTTTCCCAGGACTCCTTGGAATTCTTTGTTGGCGTCACCCGCAACTTCAAAGAGAAGAGGCAGAAAAGTGTCCACACG GGCAAAGTGGATTTTCTGCAACTGATGGTGGACACCCAGTCCTCAGACAGTAACCCTGAAGCCAGTGAGAAGAATCACTCCTACAAAG aAATGACTGACATGGAGATCTCAGCTCAGGCCATCACCTTTATTTTTGCTGGATTCGAAACCACCAGCTTGACTCTCAACTTTGTGTCTTATAACTTGGCTACTCACCCTGAAGTCCAGAAGAAACTGCAAGAAGAAATAGACAGGATTCTACCTAACAAG gccagccCCATTTATGAGTCCATCTCCCAGATGGATTATCTCGATATGGTTGTCCAGGAGACCCTCAGGCTCTTCCCCCCAGGAGGTCGAATAGAGAGAGTCTGTAAGGAAACGATCCAAATCAAAGGGTTGACCATTCCCAAGGGGACAGTGGTTATTATACCAGCCTTTGTTCTGCATCGGGATCCAGAGCATTGGCCAGAGCCTGAAGAGTTCCGCCCTGAGAG GTTCAGTAAGGAGGAGAGAGCTTCACGCGATCCCTATATCTTTCTGCCCTTTGGAGCTGGTCCCAGAAACTGCATTGGAATGAGATTTGCCCTCCTCAACCTGAAAGCTGCTCTGATTACCCTGCTGCAGAATTTCTCCATGGAGCCTTGCAAAGAGACCCCG